In Qingrenia yutianensis, the following proteins share a genomic window:
- a CDS encoding site-specific integrase: MPRTKRKDKSRVVLRTGESQRADGTYHFSWTDANHKRRYVYAKTLDELRYKEEQIAKDKSDGIKAEARYTTVNDIYELWKDLKRGLKNNTFENYKYMYETFVRHQIGSKTVSSLRKTDIKRFYNYLADERHLKPATIDNIHTVLHQILDMAVDDDYIRNNPSNNVLKELKQSHCFQTEKRRALTKPEQELFLDYLKNSPTSKYWYPVFAVMIGTGLRVGEVTGLRWCDIDLEEGIIDVNHTLVYYDHRTEGSKRGCYFNVNTTKTPAGRRKVPMLGFVKEAFLMEKERQELLDLHCEATVDGYTDFIFINRFGQPQHQATLNKAIRRIIRDCNDEQLLKDENAEVLLPHFSCHSLRHTFTTRMCEAGVNVKVIQDTLGHKDISTTLNIYTDVTKELRKSEFEGLDSYFKNEYNKVSV; encoded by the coding sequence ATGCCAAGAACAAAAAGAAAAGACAAATCAAGAGTAGTGCTTCGTACAGGCGAATCACAGAGAGCCGATGGTACATACCATTTCAGTTGGACGGACGCCAACCACAAAAGGCGTTATGTGTATGCCAAGACACTTGATGAACTGCGATACAAAGAGGAACAAATCGCAAAAGACAAGAGCGATGGCATTAAGGCAGAAGCTCGATACACAACGGTCAATGACATTTATGAGCTTTGGAAGGATTTGAAGCGAGGTCTGAAAAACAACACCTTTGAAAACTATAAGTATATGTATGAGACCTTTGTCCGTCATCAGATAGGTTCAAAGACTGTATCTTCTCTGAGAAAAACAGATATAAAGAGGTTCTATAATTACCTTGCAGACGAACGCCATCTGAAGCCGGCGACCATTGATAATATTCATACGGTTCTCCATCAGATTTTGGATATGGCGGTCGATGATGACTACATCAGGAATAACCCGTCAAACAATGTGCTCAAAGAGTTGAAACAGTCCCATTGTTTTCAGACCGAGAAGCGTAGAGCCTTAACAAAGCCGGAGCAAGAGTTGTTTCTTGACTATTTGAAAAACTCTCCGACATCAAAGTATTGGTATCCGGTGTTTGCGGTTATGATTGGTACGGGACTTCGTGTTGGAGAGGTTACAGGGTTAAGATGGTGCGATATTGATTTGGAAGAAGGTATCATTGATGTGAACCACACGCTGGTTTACTATGACCATCGTACCGAGGGCAGTAAGCGTGGCTGTTACTTCAATGTTAATACGACCAAAACCCCGGCAGGAAGAAGAAAAGTGCCTATGCTCGGTTTCGTCAAAGAAGCATTTTTAATGGAAAAAGAAAGACAGGAATTACTTGACCTTCATTGTGAAGCGACTGTTGACGGATACACCGATTTTATCTTCATCAACCGTTTCGGACAGCCGCAACATCAGGCAACCCTCAACAAAGCAATTCGCCGTATTATTCGTGACTGTAACGATGAGCAGTTGTTGAAAGATGAAAATGCAGAAGTATTGCTCCCGCATTTTAGCTGCCATTCTTTAAGGCATACTTTCACAACAAGAATGTGCGAAGCAGGGGTAAATGTTAAGGTCATTCAGGACACGCTCGGTCATAAGGATATTTCAACTACGCTCAACATCTATACCGATGTAACAAAGGAGCTGAGGAAGTCCGAATTTGAAGGTCTTGACTCCTACTTCAAAAATGAGTATAATAAAGTGTCGGTTTGA
- a CDS encoding type II toxin-antitoxin system PemK/MazF family toxin: MQRKEIQRGDLFYYDFGKREGSVQSGERPVMVIQADNFNANAPTIIVAAVTAVMKKKYLPSHIILGEDFGLKKPSMVLLEQIQTVNKDELTDYIGSVNDERLWKQINAALKKTFGLWIYNTDRNGDVRCLCPKCLSDYIHDPNYVVRRLDPFAKSKDHCDKCNNSGWDYIVYDKRTSVKGKGCRNVK; the protein is encoded by the coding sequence ATGCAGAGAAAAGAAATTCAGCGTGGAGATTTATTCTACTACGATTTTGGAAAAAGGGAGGGGTCTGTCCAGTCGGGAGAGAGACCTGTAATGGTAATTCAGGCGGACAACTTTAATGCAAACGCTCCGACAATTATTGTTGCGGCTGTTACAGCTGTGATGAAAAAGAAGTATCTTCCTTCACACATCATTTTGGGTGAGGACTTCGGTCTGAAGAAGCCGTCAATGGTTCTTCTTGAACAGATACAGACCGTCAATAAGGATGAACTGACAGACTACATTGGTTCGGTAAACGATGAAAGGCTTTGGAAGCAAATTAACGCAGCTCTTAAAAAGACTTTCGGTTTATGGATTTACAACACAGACAGAAACGGAGATGTTCGTTGCTTATGCCCCAAGTGTCTGAGCGACTATATCCACGACCCAAACTATGTTGTCAGGCGTCTTGACCCGTTTGCGAAAAGCAAAGACCACTGCGATAAGTGCAATAACAGCGGTTGGGATTACATCGTTTATGACAAACGCACCTCGGTCAAAGGAAAGGGGTGCAGGAATGTCAAATAG
- a CDS encoding excisionase, whose translation MSDKQLKSNMSSVPIWKKMNLTVEEASEYSGIGTSKIKELSNCEDCPFVLWNGAKRLIKRKQFEEYLSSQYSL comes from the coding sequence ATGTCTGACAAACAACTTAAATCCAATATGTCGAGTGTCCCAATTTGGAAGAAGATGAACCTTACGGTTGAAGAAGCTTCGGAATATTCGGGCATTGGCACATCAAAGATAAAAGAACTATCGAATTGCGAAGATTGTCCTTTCGTTCTTTGGAACGGGGCAAAGCGATTGATTAAAAGGAAACAATTTGAGGAATACCTGTCATCGCAGTATTCCCTCTGA
- a CDS encoding excisionase has product MDNDVLAYRVLLEKRKENAPFWEKKVLTVEEAAEYTGIGRTKIRQIIMRGDCPFAVTNGVQVCVIRDKFIDYLDKQFSI; this is encoded by the coding sequence ATGGACAACGATGTTTTAGCTTACAGAGTCTTACTCGAAAAGCGAAAAGAAAATGCTCCCTTTTGGGAGAAGAAGGTTTTAACGGTTGAGGAAGCAGCCGAGTACACCGGTATCGGCAGGACAAAAATCAGGCAAATCATAATGAGGGGCGATTGTCCCTTTGCTGTCACTAACGGTGTTCAGGTCTGTGTAATCCGAGACAAATTTATTGATTATCTTGATAAGCAATTTAGTATTTAA
- a CDS encoding excisionase: MSNSSEKKKRYNIPLWCKPNLSIEEAAAYSGIGMGKLYEMTESQDCPFVLWIGSRRMIKRKVFDEFIERQYSI, from the coding sequence ATGTCAAATAGCAGTGAAAAAAAGAAGCGTTACAACATTCCTCTTTGGTGTAAACCAAACCTGTCTATTGAGGAGGCGGCAGCTTATTCCGGTATTGGAATGGGAAAGCTTTATGAAATGACGGAAAGTCAGGATTGTCCTTTTGTTCTTTGGATTGGTAGCAGAAGAATGATTAAAAGGAAAGTCTTTGACGAGTTTATCGAAAGGCAATACTCGATTTAA
- a CDS encoding excisionase: MNNSGNQVETVPVWVKPYLTIDEATAYTGIGRDKLYEMTSREKCPFVLWVGNRRMIKRRVFDEYIEKMYSI; encoded by the coding sequence TTGAATAATTCAGGTAATCAGGTGGAAACCGTGCCGGTTTGGGTAAAGCCTTACCTTACGATTGATGAAGCGACCGCTTACACAGGCATAGGCAGAGACAAACTCTATGAGATGACAAGCCGAGAAAAATGTCCGTTTGTTCTGTGGGTAGGAAACAGACGAATGATTAAGAGACGAGTTTTTGATGAGTACATTGAGAAAATGTACTCAATATAG